The sequence CAACTCAGTGCCTTTCAGAAGGAGCGAGGGGACAAACCGGGCTGGTGGGGACACGGCTGCTGCGGAGGGACCGCTGCTGTGCCACTNNNNNNNNNNNNNNNNNNNNNNNNNNNNNNNNNNNNNNNNNNNNNNNNNNNNNNNNNNNNNNNNNNNNNNNNNNNNNNNNNNNNNNNNNNNNNNNNNNNNGGGGAGCCGGAGCCGGCCGTGTCAGGTCAGGTTGCCTAGAGATGAGGGCCACGAGCCAGGGGGCTGCAGCCCGTGAGGTGCCCGCCCGACAGCCGCGCGCTGAGTGATGGCCCTTGTGTGGCACTTGAGGACGAGGGACTGTGAGAGCCGCCGGCACCGCCAGCTCCTGCAGGGGCATCCCGTGTTGCTGTTGTCGGCTATGTGCTTCCTGCACTGTCCCAACCTCTGCCTTTGGGAATCTTTGGGGCTCCTCAGGCTTGGGTCCACACTGGGCTCCTCCAGATTTGGGGACATGTTTTGGTGTCGGTGCAGTGCGGCTCCTCCCCATCCCACCTGCATCACCTCCTGGTTGGGGATGGGTGTTTGTGCCCTGTGGTTTGTGGTGGGCTCCAACGTCTCTCTGGCTCTGAGTCAAGCCCGTCTCACTTTGAGTGTGCTGAGGAGAAGTTCCTTCCCTGGTGCAGCGTCTCTCCCCCTCCAAACCTCCTCCTTTGCAAGAAGGGATTAAATCTGGCAGGTACCTCCAGCCTGCCCCTGGCAGATAGGGGGAATAGCTATTGTGTTCCTGCTGGCCGCCCTTTGTTCTGCCTACAATAGGCCCCGTTTCCTGTGCTCTGGCCCATTGCACCACAGTGCTCTCAGGGCAGCGGGCAccccttctccttcctgcctCTCTCTGCACAGAGCGCAGAACCCCATTCCCTGCTcagtctgctctgtgcagtgcagccAAGGCTGAGGACAGGCAGCCCTGGGGAAGAGTTATGGGGTTTTCCCGTCCTTGCTCTGGGGGACATTCCCAGTTGTCTCAGTACTATATCCTTAGGATGTTGGAGTGCAGCCTGGGGAAACTACACTTGAAAGAGAAGAGGGAGGAAAGTGGCCTTCATGCAGAAATCCTGGAGCCAGCGAGCCCAAACCATcaaaaaaacatccaaaaagCCATCCAAAAAACCATCCAAACCCACTGTTTCCTGCCATAGCAGAATTGCTTAAGAAACATCCCAGTCCTGGGGCACACAGGGCAGCGGGTGCTCGGCACACGCCATGTTGCCCACGGGGAGCCAAGGCAGGGCTGGCATCCCATTGCAATCCCATCCCACCTGCGTGGGAGCCGCTCGCTTCCCCCAGCAAAGCGCGATAATTGCGGGCTTTGAAAAATTCCTGCTCCCGGCGCAGAGGAATGCATTTGCCTTCCAGACAGCACGCTCCTCTGGTGGTGGAGCCCAGATTTCTCTAGCACCTTGGCCAGAGTTCCCATCCTGGGGGAGAAGTGCACGTGTCCCACTTAGGTGCCTGTTGGGGTGGGGTGGTGTCAGTGCCAAACCTGGTCCTGCTCAGTGCCCCCAGTCCTGGGTTGTGCTGAGCACAGCTAAGCTCAGTTCATGCGTGTGCATCCCTCCCTTTGCAGCCCCTGTGGGTTTTTCTTTAGGGAGAGGTTCGAGCAGGGCCACAGGCACTGTCTGGGCCGTTAATTGCCCGCCCATAACGATGCTGCCGTCCTTGTCAATAAGAGTGTGGCGTGCGTGTAGCGCCAGGCGGGAGGGCGGGGGACCCTGGCTGCACAATGAGCTCATTGTTTGCACGGAggttattaaaaaattatagCATTTAAAATTACAGTGGAGGATTCTTCCTCCTTACTGTGAAGAGCCAGGGGGAGGAAGGGCCCTCAGCCTCTTGCCAGGatggtgctctgcagggctgtgccagctCAGAGCCCATCTGGACACAGAGTTGGTGATAGGCACGGCaccactgtgctgctgtcaaCCCACCAAAGTGAGCAGCTGGTTCTCTTCtcctttgggggagaaaaagaggtGAAAGAGCCCTCCTGGAGGGGGCTGGATTGCTCCTAGCACAGGGAAGTGAGATGTGGGGAGGGTGCAGGATTGGTGCGCTATGCGGTCACGGGGCTGAGGTTCCCCTTTTTGCAGGGGAGGAAGGTAGGGTGGGTGTGATGTGTCACCTTTGCCAGCCCTTCTGGAGCACTGTGCAATGTGGCACGAAGAGGAAGGCTGCCtgccctcagctctgcctggccCGTAGGatgctctgcacagctcagagcaAACCCACGAGCTCACCCAGCAGAGGGGAAATGAGTCACTGCGAAAGGAGAAATGGAGGGGAGAGTGGCAAAACCTAAAGAAACACTGTCCCCAGGGGAGAGGTGGCGGCGGCTGGGGGACTCCAGCCCTGTGCTCACAGATTGGGGCTGACGCATCCCCCGGCTGCAGGGACCCTTGGGGTAcctctgtgcagggctgggcgCAGCGGGGGCAGCTATTGTTTGGTGGGGCTTTGGCATCCTGTGTTTCTTGAAGTTGCACTTTTGAGAACAATGAGGTTTCCTGTAAGTCCCGGGGCAGGGGCTCTGGGCAGGCAGCGTGCCGCCAGCGGGcccttcctcccctctgctcccctgaAAAATTAACTGTGTGGGGATGTGAGAGGTCTTGGACCCGTTCAGCACCATAGTGGGGAATGGGGATCACGTGGGCCAAGAGGTGGTGTTGACTTAGGGCTGCAGTGTCCCATCTTAGTGTGGATCAGTGTTGTGGCTCTCGTTGAGTTGTGGCtctgtgggctgtgctgtggggtggggatgCTGAGAGTATTCATTATGATAACACTAATCCTGTTCTGGGATGCTGAGCTGTGCAACTCTGGCCGCGTTTCACTCAGTCTCAGCCAAGCAGGGGCCAGCATAGCCCTTGAACTCGGTGATCGTGTCCCACCTGTAACTTCTTCCCCATCCTTGGGCTGTAGGgccagctcccactgctgtcAGAATGGGGCTTCTTCCCTATCACGTGGGGACGGGTGCTCTGGTCCCTCTTCTTTTCTGGCCCTACTGACAGCTCCTGGtccaggagctgtgcaggaggGTCACAACTTGTCTATAACAAATGCAGACAAATCAATGAAAAAAGTGAGAAAGGCTGTCACTAGCTTGGCTTTAATTGAAATTCTTGGCTGGGTCCTGGCAGCAGGAGGTGAAGAACTTTCTTTGCAACAGGGCTGCGTGCCCAACCATGTCCCCAAGGTGCCACCAACATGGGGAACCCTGCAGGGATGTGCGGGggaggggctgggaggaggaTGCTTCGTTTGGGTAGGACTTGGTGAAGGTGAGCAATAAGCAATGGTCCCCACAGCCTATTTATAGAGGAGTGCTCTGCAGGTTATTTTTGGAGCTGTGCAGTAGCACAGATGGTGCTTCTGATCTAATGCAGCAAATGTGTTCTGTCTcagaggctgtgggtgctgagGGAATGTTCCAGCCCCAGCACCTTGGGGTGTGTGCATTACTTGGAGCCCTTCCTGTTCCGTAGCCCCTTGCTGGTGGGttcatgtccccatcccacattGAAACCCTTTGCTTGAGGCCATGCTGATGGATTCGGGGCTGGCGTATATCTCCCCAAACCCAGGGATGCCCAGCAGGTGCGTGGCTGTGCATTTGTGAGAATTTACCTTCCAACTTTAACTCTTCCATTTTCAAGCCCTGAGGGTCACTGCAGCCCCGTGCCCCCcttcagcagctcccagctctcccCTCTGCCGGGTTAACCAGCGCAGCTGTATGCTAATGACCACCGCTGCCTGCTTAACTCTGCTCTGCTGAGTAAAGTCAGCCCCGCACCCCGCTATTGTGCAGACCCCGCTCCCTCCCCACATAACCCACAAAACCCCCACACGCCGCTGGGGCCGGCTGCCTGCGGGGTGGCACTGAGTTTCCAGCTCACTTGGAATTCATCATCCCGTGTCCCCCTCCCACCACCTCCTGCCTTCCCCCCCAGcccttttgtctttcttcttctgccctTTTGTGCACGTCTGGTTTGTAATAGCGCTTGGCAGCTGGTTGTGGTTCCTCTCCTCCAGCTTTGTTTGCCGTGTGCTGATTGATCGCGATGCCTTTCCTGCTCCCCTATTCTCTGCTTCTCGCCCTTCTCCAAATGCAGGGCAgacagcagcccccagcccctccTTTCCTGGGTGACATATGCCAGGAATTAGCTGTGTAAATAGAGGAGTGCAGCCGGGCAGGCAGTGGGTAACAGGAGACAGTGACCTCCATGGGGCTGTCAGTGGGCACCTATGGGTACCAGCACCCTGCAGGtattgcccagggaggttgtgggtgccTCCTACCTGGAGGCAGTTGaagggctggatggggctgtgagcagcctgatcgagagggaggtgtccctgcctatagcgggggactagatgatcttaagggtcccttctaaaccaaaccattctatgattgtggAGGTGGCTGGGGCTGTTGACGCAGGTGGGGATGAGGGCAAACACACCTGGCCAGCTGCTTTGGCATTGCCATCTGTGCATGTTGGTTGCTCCAGACGAGATCTGAAGTCCCTGCTTGGATGGAGCTGTTGGCTGCACCCGCCCTGTGCTATCCCCAAATCCCACATGGGTGCTGGTGGgatgctccctgctgctgcatccTTGTGGGATGTGCTGAGAaggtgctgtgctttgcagtcTTCTCCATCCAAGACTGAGAGCATCATGGGGGCTGCCCTGGGTTTTAGCCTGGAGGGAGAACTTATCATGGGGATGTTGGGACATGGCCAGAGCCCTGCTGTCTCAGCCATTTGGTCCTCAAAGGTGCCTCGTCTTTTCCTTTCAGACCTTCATCTTCACGGATGGGGAGGATGAGGAGCTGAAGAAGCAAGCACGTGAGTCTCTTTGTGTGCATGGGCTGAGTGCGCGgtgcctggggctgtgctggagtCCTGCCCAACACCCCCGACCAGGGGAAcgccaaaaaaaaagaaagaagtcgAAATGCTGCAGTGTAGACACGGGGTTTTATGGGGACGTGGAGCTGGCAGCCGCTCCCTGGGGTTGGGGTCAGCTCAGCCTATTCTCCCCATGCAAATGACTCCTTTTCAGGCCGGGAAGCAATTCCCTTTGAGCTGGGCAAGCAAATAACAGGTGGCCGCTGTGGGGAAAAAGCAGTGGGAACAGAGTGAGGTTTTGGCTGTCACATCCTGGGTGGAGAAGCCAGGCCACGAGCATCCCCTCCTGCCCCTCCATCCATCCTCTGCCCTTGCACCCAGGGTGGCTGGGGCACATCACCCACGGTGATGCAGGAGGGTTGTACATAGCCCTGGTGCATGGCTCAACCCCATTTCATCTGAGTCCCTTGCTCACCCTATGCCTTTTATcacatttttcccccaaatttgTCCTTTATCCAAAACAACGTGGCACAGAGACCACTGGGCTTCATGGATGCTCTTGGGATCCCTCCCATTGCACCTGGGGTGTGCACAGTGAAGCATCCACATTTGAGGGAGCAGGATACCCCAGCACTGGGCTTTAACCCCCCCGTCTCTTCCCTCAGGAAATGTCATCAACACCAACTGCTCGGCTGCGCACAGCCGTCAGGCCCTGTCCTGCAAGATGGCTGTGGAGTATGACAAGTTCATCGAGTCTGGGAGAAAGTAAGGAGTGCCTGGGTCTGCCTGGAGGGGGTCAGGGCTGTAATTCATCATTGGGTTGCATTTTGGGGGGTTGTAATTCATCATAGGGTTTGCATTATTTGGGGCCACAATTCATCATGGGGTCAGGGCAGCCCAtgcagggcagggagctgccCCAGCCTGATGGGACACGGTTGTGCTGATGCCACAGGTGGTTCTGCCATGTGGATGATGACAACTACGTGAACGTGAGGACGCTGGTGAAGCTGCTCTCCAGCTATCCCCACACACAGGACATCTACATTGGGAAGCCCAGCCTGGACAGACCCATCCAGGCCACAGAGAGGATCAGCGAGAACAAGATGGTGAGGGGGGCACGTGATGGGGGGATCACGAGGCATCATCACACCATGGCATTGGAGGGAGGTTGGGTTTAATTTGGGCTGGGCTTTGCTTCAGCAAGAGGTGGTCTCATTGCCTTTGCTCCCCTCTCTCGCAGCACCCTGTGCATTTCTGGTTTGCCACGGGAGGAGCAGGGTTTTGTATC comes from Meleagris gallopavo isolate NT-WF06-2002-E0010 breed Aviagen turkey brand Nicholas breeding stock chromosome 16, Turkey_5.1, whole genome shotgun sequence and encodes:
- the LFNG gene encoding beta-1,3-N-acetylglucosaminyltransferase lunatic fringe — encoded protein: MARALLSQPFGPQRCLVFSFQTFIFTDGEDEELKKQARNVINTNCSAAHSRQALSCKMAVEYDKFIESGRKWFCHVDDDNYVNVRTLVKLLSSYPHTQDIYIGKPSLDRPIQATERISENKMHPVHFWFATGGAGFCISRGLALKMSPWASGGHFMSTAEKIRLPDDCTIGYIIESVLGVKLIRSNLFHSHLENLHQVPKTEIHKQVTLSYGMFENKRNSIHMKGAFSVEEDPSRFRSVHCLLYPDTPWCPSNVVY